In one Vanacampus margaritifer isolate UIUO_Vmar chromosome 11, RoL_Vmar_1.0, whole genome shotgun sequence genomic region, the following are encoded:
- the chaf1b gene encoding chromatin assembly factor 1 subunit B → MKVVTCEIAWHNKEPVYSLDFQHSSDGRTHRLATAGVDTTVRLWKVDMGSDGKAVVEFLSNLARHTKAVNVVRFSPSGEHLASGGDDAAVLLWKLNDNKEPEQAPVFQEEEDAQLNKESWSVVKTLRGHIEDVYDICWTRDGNCMVSGSVDNTAIMWDINKGQKLCILNDHKSYVQGVTWDPLGQYVATLSCDRVMRVYSTHTKKKAFFVSKMSSGSSTDGEVKQHRIFHDDSMRSFFRRLSFTPDGSFLLAPAGCVEVGETITNTTYIFSRKSLKRPVAHLPCPTKATLAVRCCPVYFELRTKKTEDGSIETLPNLFKLPYRMVFAVASEDSIFLYDTQQALPFGLVSNIHYHTLSDLTWSRDGSFLAVSSTDGYCSFLSFSPGELGTPLKEPPTLEVFTPTNAAEKKGKKTPAARTSSPVSQPPSSASTPTSHTTPGRDCGSFVRTPDEKTKSKPKPRKITLNTLEAWGKPTTPKNKPPSAPQTPMSGSNSAPSTPQPHVNPLTPSSSKKVPRLTPLTPTTPKVLNSTNLPTTPKGATASKGPTPRRVSLTPVGSQTVSSQFSSPASTEKAKHGRPSPPSDPLCQPPESKRPKTDGDVIATSSVTLP, encoded by the exons ATGAAGGTTGTAACTTGTGAGATCGCCTGGCACAACAAGGAGCCAGTCTACAGTCTGGACTTCCAGCACAGCTCCGATGGACGCACTCATCGTTTGGCCACTGCTGGCGTGGACACCACGGTCAGG CTGTGGAAAGTCGACATGGGCTCAGATGGAAAGGCAGTGGTGGAGTTTCTATCTAACCTGGCCAGACACACAAAAGCCGTCAATGTGGTACGCTTTAGCCCCAGTGGAGAGCATCTCGCCTCAGGAGGAGATG ATGCAGCCGTTCTGCTATGGAAGCTCAATGACAACAAGGAGCCGGAACAGGCACCCGTGTTCCAGGAGGAAGAAGACGCTCAACTAAACAAAGAGAGCTGGTCTGTCGTCAAGACACTGAG GGGCCACATTGAGGATGTATATGACATTTGCTGGACCCGCGATGGGAACTGCATGGTGTCTGGTTCTGTAGACAACACAGCTATCATGTGGGACATCAACAAAG gACAAAAACTGTGCATCCTGAATGATCACAAGAGTTACGTGCAGGGTGTGACCTGGGATCCATTGGGGCAGTATGTTGCCACTCTCAGTTGTGACAG AGTAATGCGTGTGTACAGCACTCACACGAAGAAGAAAGCCTTCTTTGTAAGCAAAATGAGCTCAGGCTCTTCTACAGATGGAGAG GTCAAGCAGCACCGCATCTTCCATGACGACAGTATGAGGTCTTTCTTCCGACGACTTTCCTTCACACCAGATGGCTCCTTTTTACTCGCTCCAG CCGGTTGTGTGGAGGTTGGAGAAACAATCACAAATACTACCTACATATTTTCCAGAAAGAGCCTCAAGAG GCCAGTTGCCCACTTGCCATGTCCAACTAAGGCCACGTTGGCAGTGCGCTGTTGTCCAGTCTACTTTGAGTTGAGAACCAAGAAAACTGAAG ATGGTTCGATCGAGACTCTTCCCAATCTGTTTAAGCTGCCGTACCGCATGGTGTTTGCAGTGGCCTCCGAGGATTCCATTTTCCTGTACGACACGCAGCAGGCACTTCCGTTTGGCCTGGTGTCCAACATTCATTACCACACACTCAGCGACCTGACATG GTCTCGAGATGGCTCCTTCCTGGCAGTGTCCTCCACAGATGGCTACTGCTCCTTCCTGTCCTTCTCTCCAGGAGAGCTGGGAACTCCACTAAAGGAGCCGCCCACTCTGGAAGTGTTCACCCCTACCAACGCTGCAGAGAAAAAGGGTAAAAAGACACCAGCAGCCCGAACCTCGTCCCCCGTGTCCCAGCCACCGAGCTCGGCTTCGACTCCCACATCCCACACCACCCCGGGCAGAGACTGCGGCTCCTTTGTCAGGACCCCGGATGAGAAGACAAAATCCAAGCCTAAGCCTCGAAAGATCACCCTCAACACACTGGAGGCCTGGGGGAAGCCCACCACTCCAAAAAACAAGCCTCCGTCTGCCCCTCAGACGCCAATGTCTGGAAGCAACAGTGCACCGTCAACTCCTCAACCTCACGTCAACCCGCTCACACCCAGCTCCTCGAAGAAGGTCCCCCGCCTCACCCCGCTCACTCCCACTACACCCAAAGTCCTCAACAGCACCAACTTGCCCACCACTCCCAAAGGTGCCACGGCGTCAAAGGGACCCACTCCAAG GCGAGTTTCTTTGACTCCTGTTGGGTCGCAAACCGTCAGTTCGCAGTTCAGCTCTCCAGCATCTACTGAGAAAGCTAAACATG GACGCCCTTCTCCTCCCAGTGATCCCCTCTGCCAACCTCCGGAGTCCAAGCGGCCCAAGACGGACGGCGATGTCATTGCGACAAGCAGCGTCACTCTGCCGTAG
- the LOC144060650 gene encoding uncharacterized protein LOC144060650, translated as MAVKGTNCRSKTWSSVTGEINWSPNFEWINGLLYRRKLERGFLNYRQVLDEDRRQDAVASFHRRPPGKRHLTLEETYKCVAENYWWEGMYFHIRDFVLDCSECQSQQHKKTEELGVRGCVTKTMASHSSDLLKKLRSQREAGMFCDITVRTNRQSYAAHRAVLAAVSDHFQEIFTEMDSSMKADIDLSGFSEDSLLSLLDFSYSSTLCVRWEDLPEVITMARHLGMWPAVEACSALMKEHHNIVQPSRDLKLDYDGVCSQRHHQQAETKTRRKRELEDNIGGFHLKLDTSDESLEGSPSCNLRRTPNSKVHNGLPMSPSHRMKLMDFKSPSSKKSAVSRNIANPQSKNYSPIAPSNTRLLRSSPGAAQKVQRLLPMPESPRQNRKSSASRSSPVCSPVRVKQEVEELGVDEEDYARAQEKYKLMLVLGLQRTVLLPRPEDLIGWRQKKRLRKLKANNYSLTKRRKPRSTPPVQPYSAVTLSLPICDPVNSLVLNKGGKTKSSGPPVPEGIRKRHKPNKQVPPSDRSMRSKGVLPDMFRAGSRPGFSGRELRRSVRNGARVHPPVHQPPRRVSNKTPVRNKVRIKSEPTEYSVSGLSLASINQPSQRAQARNNITVKTLRYNSSRPGTKTKPRPGGKKEEAKPRGRPRKVVKEEMNTDRQVKGDQPGDGFQFSENSPTPAIYNHPLYKVIKEEPADPVPVGSPFLDPPSPDLGKRQSKPPIKLLDSGFLFSFCRPSGAPMAAIKKEEESVDICLTRSVSQVGEKFGMGQSNHRELRARGPPATLPVVKREKEERSVSQASVQRLRSNSRNNTPLARSRGTKATQIIPKQEPTAIPLSSRGCVVLDSVRRARLKQLRGPRSQAPKAPKVAHSCTQCSSSYRDCDALIMHRLRHIEGKHWPCLLCSKTFFRLRNVRNHIRTHDPKLYKCRSCIVAGS; from the exons ATGGCCGTGAAGGGGACGAATTGCCGCTCCAAGACGTGGTCGAGTGTGACTGGCGAAATTAACTGGTCGCCGAACTTTGAATGGATCAATGGGCTGCTCTACCGAAGAAAGTTGGAGAGGGGCTTCCTCAACTACCGGCAGGTTTTGGACGAGGATCGGAGACAGGACGCAGTCGCTTCCTTTCACCGGCGACCACCCGGCAAGCGTCATCTCACCCTGGAGGAGACCTACAAATGCGTGGCCGAGAACTACTGGTGGGAGG ggATGTACTTCCACATCAGAGATTTCGTCCTGGACTGTTCTGAGTGTCAGAGCCAGCAACACAAGAAGACAGAG GAGCTAGGCGTCCGAGGATGCGTCACAAAGACGATGGCGTCGCACAGCTCTGACCTGCTCAAAAAGCTGAGGAGTCAGCGGGAGGCAGGGATGTTTTGTGACATCACTGTGCGCACTAACAGGCAGTCCTACGCCGCACACAGAGCAGTGCTGGCAGCCGTCAGCGACCACTTCCAGGAAATCTTTACAGAGATGGATTCCAGTATGAAAGCAGACATAGATCTCAGTG GCTTCAGCGAGGACAGCCTTTTGTCTCTGCTGGACTTCTCCTACTCCTCCACTTTGTGTGTGCGCTGGGAGGACCTCCCCGAAGTCATCACCATGGCCCGCCACCTCGGCATGTGGCCTGCTGTGGAGGCCTGCTCTGCTCTTATGAAAGAACACCACAACATTGTTCAACCTAGCCGGGACTTAAAATTGGACTACGATGGTGTTTGCAGTCAGCGCCATCACCAACAGGCGGAAACCAAAACCAGAAGGAAAAGGGAATTGGAGGATAACATTGGTGGCTTCCACTTAAAACTGGATACATCTGATGAGTCTTTGGAAGGGAGTCCGAGTTGCAATTTGCGTAGGACGCCAAATTCCAAAGTTCATAACGGACTCCCCATGAGTCCTTCACACCGGATGAAGCTCATGGACTTCAAATCGCCTTCCTCCAAGAAGAGCGCTGTATCCAGAAATATTGCTAACCCACAGTCCAAAAATTACTCCCCCATAGCACCATCTAACACCCGCCTTCTCCGCTCAAGTCCTGGTGCTGCTCAGAAGGTTCAGAGATTACTGCCCATGCCGGAAAGCCCTCGACAAAACCGCAAGTCGTCCGCCTCCAGATCCAGTCCGGTTTGTAGCCCTGTCAGGgtgaaacaggaagtggaagagCTGGGAGTGGATGAGGAGGACTATGCAAGAGCCCAGGAGAAGTACAAACTGATGCTGGTTCTCGGCCTCCAGAGGACAGTCCTTCTGCCCCGACCGGAGgatctgattggctggaggcAGAAGAAACGACTCAGGAAGCTTAAAGCCAACAACTACTCGCTAACCAAGAGGCGGAAACCCCGTAGCACTCCCCCAGTGCAGCCATACAGTGCTGTGACATTGTCTCTTCCCATATGTGACCCTGTTAACAGTCTCGTACTCAACAAGGGGGGGAAAACCAAGTCCAGTGGCCCACCTGTCCCTGAAGGAATTCGAAAGAGACATAAGCCTAACAAACAAGTCCCTCCTAGCGACAGGAGCATGCGAAGTAAAGGGGTCTTACCTGATATGTTCCGAGCGGGATCCCGGCCTGGCTTCAGTGGGAGAGAGCTGCGACGGTCTGTGAGGAACGGCGCTCGTGTCCATCCTCCTGTCCACCAGCCCCCGCGGCGTGTCTCCAACAAAACTCCAGTGAGGAACAAAGTCAGGATCAAATCAGAACCAACTGAATACTCAGTCTCAGGTCTCTCTCTtgcatcaatcaatcaaccatcTCAGAGAGCACAGGCCAGGAATAACATTACCGTCAAGACACTTCGCTACAACAGCAGCCGTCcgggaacaaaaacaaagcccAGGCCGGGTGGCAAAAAAGAGGAGGCAAAGCCACGGGGCAGGCCCAGGAAAGTGGTGAAGGAGGAGATGAACACTGATAGACAAGTAAAAGGCGATCAACCCGGTGATGGGTTCCAGTTCTCCGAGAACTCTCCTACCCCGGCCATCTACAACCATCCTTTGTACAAAGTCATCAAAGAAGAACCGGCAGATCCTGTGCCAGTTGGCAGCCCTTTCTTGGATCCGCCCTCACCAGACCTGGGTAAGCGCCAGAGCAAGCCCCCCATCAAACTACTGGACTCAGGCTTTTTGTTCAGCTTCTGCCGGCCATCCGGGGCACCCATGGCGGCCATCAAGAAAGAGGAAGAAAGTGTGGATATCTGTTTGACGCGCTCTGTGTCACAAGTCGGCGAGAAATTTGGAATGGGTCAGTCCAACCACAGGGAACTGAGAGCCAGAGGACCGCCAGCCACCTTGCCGGTGGTCAAGAGAGAGAAGGAGGAGAGGAGTGTGAGCCAGGCTAGTGTTCAGAGACTCAGGTCCAACTCCCGAAACAACACTCCTTTGGCCAGATCCAGAGGGACAAAGGCTACGCAGATCATACCAAAG CAAGAGCCTACCGCCATCCCCTTGAGCAGCAGGGGCTGTGTCGTATTGGACTCTGTTCGCCGGGCAAGGCTAAAGCAGCTGCGGGGCCCACGCAGCCAGGCCCCCAAAGCCCCGAAGGTGGCCCACTCTTGCACGCAATGCTCCTCCTCCTACCGGGACTGCGATGCTCTCATCATGCATCGGCTGCGGCACATCGAGGGCAAGCACTGGCCGTGTCTG CTTTGCAGCAAGACATTCTTTCGACTGCGGAATGTACGGAATCACATCCGCACCCATGACCCCAAGTTGTACAAATGCAGGAGCTGCATTGTCGCTGGCTCCTGA